Genomic DNA from bacterium:
GTTCCCGTCACTGCGCGCCTATGGAGCGTGAAGCATGCGCTACCGTTTCTCTGGATATGTGAGCCCTGTTCTCCTCGTGGTCGCGCCGTTCTGCCGCGAAGCGGGCCAGCATGATCAAGTGCCTGCCTTGGCCGACAGAACCACGACGGTAGCGCGGCGACCACGACCACGTCGCTCACCCGAGCGGAATCGGCCAGATGACAGAGATCTTACGTTCATTAACCCCTTGGCAAGTGTGCCTCACAGAACCCGTGGGCGGGTTGCACTGAGCCTTTCCAACGCTCAAGAAAAGAGGTGAGCGTCGTGGCACACGCGGGGGCTCGTTCTGATCAACGTGGGCGACATGTTCACGCTGCAATGCCGGGGGAGCCCCGTGCCGACGGCGTGACGGACTTCGAGCAACTCCATCGTGCGCTTCGTCCAGGGATACATCGCTATCTTGCGGGTCTCGTCGGTGAGGATGAGGCGGAAGACCTGACCCAAGAGGTCTTCGTCAAGGTAAGCGACAGCCTCGGTGGGTTTCGAGGAGAGTCCAGTGTCTCCACTTGGGTTTATCGAATCGCGAAGAACGTTGCGATCGACCGGCTGCGAAGCGTAGCGTCCTCATCACATCTCGCGACGGAGTTGTCGAACAAGATCGCTGCGGAACAAGCGCCACCTCCTGTCGAGCAACAACACGTGCGGAAGGAAATGAATGACTGCATCCGACAATTCGTTGCGAACCTTCCACCGGACTATCGGTCGGTCATGATTCTCAGCGAGTTGAAGGGGCTTAGTAACCGCCAGATTGCGGACGCCCTGGGGCTCACGCTCGACACGGTCAAAATCAGGCTGCATCGGGCGCGAGCGCGGCTCAAGGCGGACTTGGCCGCTGGCTGCAGCTTTTACCGGGACGATCGAAATGAACTGGCATGCGAGCCGAAGTTCGAGCCTGTATCCTTTTCCCCTC
This window encodes:
- a CDS encoding RNA polymerase sigma factor; amino-acid sequence: MTDFEQLHRALRPGIHRYLAGLVGEDEAEDLTQEVFVKVSDSLGGFRGESSVSTWVYRIAKNVAIDRLRSVASSSHLATELSNKIAAEQAPPPVEQQHVRKEMNDCIRQFVANLPPDYRSVMILSELKGLSNRQIADALGLTLDTVKIRLHRARARLKADLAAGCSFYRDDRNELACEPKFEPVSFSPRPPSIGLNDGGGRRQ